TAAGAGTTTGATAAATGGAATTGACTTTAGAACTACAGGctagtttaaagaaaaattaataagctAACGGTAAACTGGTTAGAATTAGATCTCCAAAGACATAATCTTTCAGAGTTACGTGAAAACAGTAGTTACTGAATAATAGGGATAATATAAAACTGTTTATGGAAGCTCCACCTGACAAGATACATTAACATTGGAGGCATTCTATATGTAAATGTACAGGAAAGGGTCTACACTAAACTGGTCACAATTATCTCTGAGGTAAAGACTGAGATTGGCCCCAGAATGGCCAAaggaattttcattttatctatactatttgaatattttttatggaAATGTTACCGCTATACTCTTAGGAAGTAATCTGACGTCacaaaaaatgatgatgatgatgctaaTAATAATGGTTGTTACTGGGCCTTTTTAGGGAGGGGGCTCCGCTGAGATGGGGGCGGCGGCAGCGGAAGCGGATCGTACCCTCTTTGTCAGCAACCTTGAAACTAAAGTGACCGAGGAGCTTCTTTTCGAGCTTTTCCACCAGGCGGGGCCGGTAGTAAAAGTGAAAATTCCAAAAGATAAGGATGGTAAACCAAAACAGTTTGCATTTGTGAActtcaaacatgaagtgtctgttCCTTATGCGATGAATCTACTTAATGGAATCAAACTTTTCAGGAGGCCCATCAAAATTCGTTTAGATCAGGAAGTAGCCATGCCTCACAGGATGTCAGTTTGTCATATCCCCAGCATCATGTTGGAAACTCAAGCCCCACCTCTACATCTCCTAGCAGATATGAAAGGAGTGTGGATAGCATGAGTCCATCAGTACAGATAATTCAGAGATCTTTCTCTTCTCCAGAAAATTTTCAGAGACAAGCAGTGATGAACAATGTTCTGAGACAGATGTCCTAT
This Neovison vison isolate M4711 chromosome 2, ASM_NN_V1, whole genome shotgun sequence DNA region includes the following protein-coding sequences:
- the LOC122899993 gene encoding LOW QUALITY PROTEIN: RNA-binding protein 7-like (The sequence of the model RefSeq protein was modified relative to this genomic sequence to represent the inferred CDS: inserted 1 base in 1 codon) codes for the protein MGAAAAEADRTLFVSNLETKVTEELLFELFHQAGPVVKVKIPKDKDGKPKQFAFVNFKHEVSVPYAMNLLNGIKLFRRPIKIXFRSGSSHASQDVSLSYPQHHVGNSSPTSTSPSRYERSVDSMSPSVQIIQRSFSSPENFQRQAVMNNVLRQMSYGGKFGSPHLDPSGFSPSHSHSFNQSSSSQWHQDTPSSQRKVRQNSHPYIPDRHHGREQRYADHGSDHHYRGNRDDYFYEDRNPDGGSLDYDNRRDSSRDGKWRSSRH